Proteins encoded in a region of the Globicephala melas chromosome 1, mGloMel1.2, whole genome shotgun sequence genome:
- the KISS1 gene encoding metastasis-suppressor KiSS-1, with protein MNSLVSWQLTIFLCAVSFRETLEKATPMENPRATGPRLRPPALLASGAQSPRCAERKPAAAGPSPRGASLCPPPESSAGPQLPGLCAPRSRLIPAPGGAVLVQREKDLSAYNWNSFGLRYGKRHTAPPGSRGQGAGRG; from the exons ATGAACTCGCTGGTTTCTTGGCAGTTGACGATTTTCCTCTGTGCCGTCTCCTTCAGGGAGACATTAGAAAAGGCGACGCCCATGGAGAACCCTAGAGCCACAG GCCCGCGGCTCAGACCTCCGGCGCTCCTGGCCTCCGGGGCGCAGAGCCCGCGGTGCGCGGAGAGGAAGCCCGCCGCTGCCGGGCCGAGCCCTCGGGGGGCCTCGCTGTGCCCTCCACCCGAGAGCTCCGCTGGGCCCCAGCTGCCGGGCCTGTGCGCCCCCCGCAGTCGCCTGATCCCCGCCCCGGGCGGCGCGGTGCTGGTGCAGCGGGAGAAGGACCTGTCCGCCTACAACTGGAACTCCTTCGGTCTACGTTACGGAAAGCGACACACTGCGCCGCCCGGCAGCCGCGGCCAAGGCGCCGGGCGGGGCTGA